AATTATTACCAGGTGTTTTTCATGTATCGGCAAGAAGCATAGCTGCTCAGGCATTATCAATTTTTGGCGATCACAGCGATGTGATGAGTACACGCTCATGCGGATTTGCACTTCTGGCAACAAGCAGCGTTCAGGAAATTATGGACCTCGCAGCAGTTGCTCATCTTACTGCAATAAAATCACGAGTTCCTTTCCTTCATTTCTTTGATGGTTTCCGTACTTCTGCTGAAGTTCAAAAAATAGAAGCACTTTCAACAGAGCAAATGGCAAGCCTTTTAGATCAGAAAGCATTACAGTCATTCCGCGACAGGGCATTAAATCCTGAACATCCTTTTACTCGCGGTACTGCTCAGAATCCTGATATTTATTTCCAATCACGCGAAGCTGCAAACAAATTCTATGATGCAGTTCCCGACATGGTTGAAGATTATATGCAACAACTGAAAAAATTCACCGGTCGCGAATACCACCCATTCACATATTACGGTGCACCCGATGCTGAACATGTAATTGTTGCTATGGGCTCAATCACTGATTTGACTAAGGAAGTAATCGATTATTTAAATACACAGGGGAAAAAATTAGGACTGATCACTGTTCATCTTTATCGTCCCTTCTCATCAAAATATTTCTTCAATGTTCTTCCAAAATCGGTAAAAAGAATTTGTGTTCTCGACCGTACTAAAGAACCGGGAGCAAACGGCGACCCATTATATCTTGATGTTCGCGACATGTTCTATGAAAACCCGAATCCTCCGATGATCATTGGCGGAAGATATGGACTGAGTTCAAAAGATACTACTCCTTCAATGGTATTATCGGTTTATGAAAACCTCGTTTCTGCAAAACCTAAGAATCATTTTACCGTTGGTATTGTTGATGATGTTACCAATCTTTCACTTCCTGTATTACCTGAAATCAGCGTAACTCCTAAAGGAACATTCGAAGCTAAATTCTACGGATTAGGCGCTGATGGTACTGTTGGTGCAAATAAAAATTCAATTAAAATTATTGGTGAAACAACAGATAAATATTGCCAGGCTTACTTTGCTTATGACTCTAAGAAATCAGGCGGTATCACTGTTTCGCATTTACGTTTCGGCGATAAAATAATTCGCGCTCCTTATCTTGTAAATACTCCCGACTTTGTTGCTTGCCACGTTCCTGCATATCTCGAAAAATATGATATGCTTAAAGGTTTGAAAAAAGGTGGCTCTTTCCTTCTAAACAGTATTTGGGATGAAGAAGAAACAAAGAAAAGATTGCCCGATCACATGAAAAAATATCTTGCAACTAATGATATAAAATTTTATGTAATCAATGCCACACGAATTGCTGAAGAGATAGGAATGGGTAACCGCACCAACTCAATCATGCAAGCAGCATTCTTTAAAGTTTCCAGTGTTATTCCTTATGATTTAGCTGTTAAGGAAATGAAGAAAGCTATTGAAAAAACTTATGGAAGAAAAGGTGAGAATGTTGTAAAAATGAACTTTGCTTCTATTGATAAAGGTGGAGAAGTTAAAGAAATTAAAGTTCCTGCAGATTGGAAAAATATAGAAGTAAAAACTAAAAAAGACGATAGGAAAATTCCTGATTTCATAAAAAATGTAATGGAACCTATCAACGCTCTTAAAGGGGACGACCTTCCTGTTAGCGCATTCAAAGAACGTGAAGACGGAACATTCCCCTGCGGAACTACTGAATATGAAAAAAGAGGTGTTGCTGTAAGTGTACCTGAATGGTTACCCGAAAATTGTATACAGTGTAACCAGTGTGCTTTGGTTTGTCCTCATGCTGCTATCAGGCCATTCTTATTTACTGAAGAAGAAACCAAGAAACTTCCGGCAAATACTAAAACGCTTAAAGCTGTTGGAAAAGAATTGGAAGGTTACCAGTTCAGAATCCAGGTGAGCGTATTGGATTGCACCGGTTGCGGCAATTGCGAAGATGTTTGTCCGGCTAAAACAAAAGCTCTTGTAATGAAACATCTCGGCACACAAACCGAAGAAATTGCAAGATGGGATTATATTGCTAACAAAGTTTCTTATAAAGATAATATTATTGATAAATTCAAAACATTTAAAAACAGCCAGTTTGCACAACCATTATTTGAATTCTCCGGTGCCTGTGGCGGTTGCGGTGAAACACCTTATATTAAATTGATCACCCAGTTATACGGCGAAAGAATGATTGTTGCCAATGCTACAGGATGTTCATCAATTTACGGCGGCTCTGCTCCTGCTACTCCATATCGTGCTTGTAACAGAAACGGAAAAGGTGTTGCATGGGCCAATTCATTATTTGAAGATAATGCAGAATATGGTTTTGGAATGGCACTTGGTGTAAATAAAATCAGGGAACGCATTTATCGTTTAATGGAAGAAGCGAATGCAACTGAAATTCCTGCCGAAATGAAAGAAGTTTTCAAAGGCTGGATGGACTCAAAAGATAAAGCAGAAGAATCAATCGTAGCATCCGAAAAAGTTTTAAAGGTCATTGAAAAAAGTAATCTGCCTGTTGCAAAACAAATTCTCGATTACAAACAATATTTGGTAAAGAAATCAGTATGGGCATTTGGTGGTGATGGCTGGGCTTATGATATTGGCTACGGTGGCATCGACCATGTACTGGCTTCAGGTGAAGATATCAACCTGCTTGTTCTCGATACTGAAGTGTATTCAAACACCGGTGGACAATCGTCAAAATCTACTCCTATAGGTGCTGTAGCAAAATTTGCTGCATCAGGAAAAAGAATTCGCAAAAAAGATTTAGGTATGATGGCCATATCATACGGTTACGTTTATGTTGCACAGGTTGCAATGGGCGCTAACAACAGTCAGTACTTCCGCGCACTGAAAGAAGCTGAAGCATATCCCGGACCATCATTGATTATTGCTTATGCTCCATGTATCAATCACGGAATAAAAGCAGGAATGGGCAAGACACAGGATCAGCAAGACCTTGCAGTAAAATCAGGATACTGGCATTTGTATCGTTATAATCCGCTTTTAGAAAAAGAAGGAAAGAATCCATTCACACTCGACTCGAAAGAGCCTAACTGGCCTGACTTCCAGAATTTCCTTGAAAGCGAAGTTCGTTATACTTCATTAAAGAAAGCTTTCCCGAAAGATGCTGAAGAATTATTCAAAGCTGCTGAAGAGGCTGCAAAATGGAGGTATAATGTTTACAAACGTTATTCCTTAATGGATTATTCAAAATAAAAAAAAGCCCCGAAAATTTTCGGGGCTTTTTTTATAATTTATTATTAAGTAAATTTCCGCTATTGATAAGCTTTTCAAGTGCCGGGGAGAAACGCGATTTATCAAGATGCATAAAATATTCCATGTTATGTAAATCACTTCCGGCAAAATCGACCATATTTTTTTCAATCAATTCTTCACATATTTTTTTTACACCGGGTGAATAAAATCCTGATAAGGAAGGAATGTTTATTTGGAAAAGTATTTCGTGATCTTTTAAAGTTTCATAATGCTCAATATTTTCATGCCAGAAGAAATATCGCTCCGGATGGGCAAGAACAGGATTGTATCCTTCCATCCTCATATCAAAAAATGTATGGATCAAATTATCAGGAGGATTGAAAGTAGAAAGTTCTATTAATAAATATTTATTTCCAAAAGTCAGTAAATTACCTGCTTTGAATTTTTTTAACAAACCATCGTCAAACATATATTCTGCAGCGGCTTCAATTATAACAGGAATATTTTCTTTTGCTAATTCATTCCTTAAAATATCCAACCCTTTATTTATTGTTTCAGCAGTATTCTTAAAATAATCGACCATGATATGAGGAGTGGTTATAAGTTTTTTATAACCTAAATCATACATGTGTTTTACAAGATTTACAGAATCTTCTAGTGTAGCACAACCATCGTCAATACCGGGAATCAAATGGGAATGCATATCAGCACCCAAGATTGAAAGGTCTATGGGACTTTTTAATTTATTTGATTTGAAAATATTTCCAAATATTCCCATTTGAAAATTATGAATGATTAATGTGTAATTAACTGAAACCTTAAAACAGGGAACTTAAAACTGTTATCGTTTCACATACTGATTATCGTAGTATTTCTGGTAATCGCCTGACGTTACATTTTTCAACCATTCTTCGTTCAAAAGATACCATTCAACCGTTTTTTCTAATCCTTCTTCAAACTGAAGCGATGGTTTCCATCCCAATTCTTTTTGCAATTTTGATGAATCAATGGCATAACGCAAATCATGACCTGCGCGGTCTTTCACATAAGTAATCAACTGTTCAGATGTTCTTTCTTTTCTGCCTAATTTTTTATCCATTATTTTGCAAAGCATTCGAACAAGGTCAATGTTTGTCCACTCATTGTTTCCGCCAATGTTGTATGTTTCACCAATTTTTCCTTTGTGATAAATCACATCAATTGCATTTGCGTGGTCTTCTACCCACAGCCAATCACGCACGTTTTCGCCTTTTCCATAAATTGGAAGCGGTTTATTATTTTTGATATTATTGATGCAAAGTGGAATTAATTTTTCGGGAAACTGGTTTGCTCCGTAGTTGTTCGAACAATTACTGATAACAACCGGAAGTTTATAAGTATGATAATATGCTCTTACAATATGGTCGGAGCTGGCTTTTGATGCGGAATACGGACTGCGCGGGTCGTAAGAAGTTTCTTCGGTAAAAAAACCTTCATCGCTTAATGAACCATAAACTTCATCGGTTGATATATGATAAAATTTCTTTCCTTCTAAATTATCTTTCCAAATATTTTTAGCTGCATTCAGAAGGTTTACTGTTCCTACAATGTTTGTCATTATAAAATCCATCGGGCTTTCAATGGAACGGTCTACATGCGATTCGGCAGCAAGATGAATAACGCCATCAAATTTATATTTTATAAAAAGATTATTAATAAAATTGCTATCAACAATATCGCCTTTTACAAATTCATAATTTTTTTCATTTTCAATATCGGTGATATTGTTAAGGTTTCCGGCATACGTAAGCTTGTCGAGATTTACAATTTTACAATCAAAATATTTTTTTACAAATTTTCTTACCACATGCGAACCTATAAAGCCCGCACCACCAGTGATTAATAGAGTTTTCATAATTTTTGTTTCAGGTTTATGGTTTGAGCAGCTTGTTTGGTAATAAGTCAATAGTCTCAGGAAATTCTTATTACTATTAACAATAATCTTAACTAGCGACTCAACCTATCAACTATTTACTTTCTTTTTCTTTTAAATATTTTTCCCAATTCCAGGCAGAAAGCACCATTTCATCAATTCCTTGTTTTGCTTTCCAGCCTAATTCTTTATTTGCTAAATCAGTGTTTGCCCACACTTTCTCAATATCGCCTGCACGACGTTCAACAAATTTATAATTCAGTTTTACACCACTAACTTTTTCAAATGCATGAATGACTTCAAGTACAGAAAAACCATTGCCAGTACCGAGATTAAAAACTTCACAATCCGATTTTGTTTTATTGCTCATCATTCGTTCCAAAGCAACAATATGCGCTTTTGCCAAATCAACAACATGAATGTAATCCCTGATACATGTGCCATCCGGAGTATTGTAATCATTTCCGAAAACACGAAGATAATCGCGTTTACCAATTGCAGTCTGCGTTATAAAAGGAATAAGATTATTTGGAACACCTAACGGCAATTCGCCAATCAATGCCGATTCATGCGCTCCAATAGGATTGAAATATCTTAATAAAATTGATTTCATTCCAAAAATTCCAACGGTATTCCTGATGATTTCTTCACAAATTTGTTTAGTATGTCCATAAGGAGAGAATGGTGCTTTTATTGGTGAATTCTCATCAACAGGCAAAACATCAGGCTGGCCATAAACCGTACAGGAAGAAGAAAACACAAAATTTTTTATTTGCATTTCTTTCATGTACTTCAAAATATTTAACAATGAAGAAATATTATTATTGTAATATTTCAGCGGCTGTTCAACCGATTCGCCAACAGCTTTAAGCGCTGCGAAATGTATTACACCTGAAATATCTTTATTTTTCTGAAAGAAATTTTTTGTAGCATCTTCATCACAAAGGTCGAATTGATGAAACTCCGGTAATATTCCTGTAATTTTTTCTATAGAATAAATTACATCTTTTGTTGAATTAGAAAGATTATCAATGATAATAACTTCATAACCTTTCTGCTGCAATTCAACAACAGTATGCGAACCAATATAGCCGGTGCCACCGGTTACTAATATTTTCATTTATCAACTATTAAAATCTTTAATCAAGTTTTAAGTTTATTGTCAATGGCTACTGGTTTGGTCTGTTGTCAATAGTCATAAGACTTTGAACCCAACAACTAAAATCCATTCAAGCTACCCAACCTATAAACTATTAACCATTTTAAAGACTCCAGTATGTGAGTTCTTTTATTTTATTTCTGTAAATTCCTTTAACATCAACAAGGATAACCTTTTCAGCCGCTATCGATTTAAAATATTCTTCTTTAAGTTCGCGATATGGCTGATGATTCACGGCAACAATAATTGCATCATATTTTCCGGTAGGTTTTTCAACCAACTCAAAACCATATTCGTGTTTCAATTCTTTTGAAGAAGCATACGGGTCAACAACTTCATACTTTACTCCATACGATTTCAACTCTGAAATAACATCAGCTACTCGTGAATTGCGGATGTCACTAACATCTTCTTTAAAAGTAGCGCCCATTACAAGTACTCTTGAGTTCAAAACATTTTTTCCGGCAGCGATAATTTTTTTCACGGTTTGTTTAGCAACATAAAACCCCATCGAATCGTTTACAAACCTTCCGGAATTTATTATCTGTGCATGATAACGAAATTCTTTTGCTTTATAAGTAAGGTAATATGGGTCAACACCAATGCAGTGCCCACCAACTAATCCAGGATAAAATTTCAGGAAGTTCCATTTTGTTCCGGCAGCTTCAAGCACTTCGTAAGTATTAATTCCCATGCGGTTGAAGATGATAGAGAGTTCATTCATCAAAGCAATATTCACATCGCGCTGAGTGTTTTCAATAATCTTAGCTGATTCGGCAACTTTAATTGACGATGCTTTATGCACACCAGCTTTTACAACTAATTCATATGTTTTTGCAACATTCTCCAACGATTCAGCATCGCAACCTGAAACAACTTTTAATATACTGGTTATCGTATGTTCTTTATCGCCCGGGTTAATTCTTTCGGGAGAAAAACCAACTTTAAAATCTTTCACAAATTTTAATCCTGATAATTCTTCAAGAATAGGAATGCAATCTTCTTCGGTACAACCTGGATAAACGGTAGATTCGTAAACAACGTAATCTCCTTTTTTCAGAATTTTTCCAACTGTGCGTGTAGCACCAATCAATGGAGTTAAATCAGGAAGATTATGATCATCAATAGGAGTTGGCACAGCCACAATATGAAATGTTGCTTCTTTTAAATCTTCAGGATTTGCAGTAAATTTAATGTTGCAACCATCAAAAGCTGATGAAGGCAGTTCTTCGCTTGGGTCGATTTTATTTTTCATCATTTCAACCCTGTCGGCTTTAATATCAAAACCAATAACATTTATTTTTTTAGCAAACTCAAGAGCAATTGGTAATCCTACATAGCCTAAACCAATCACTGATAACTTTGTTTCTTTCTTTAATAATTTATCATATATATTCATATTCGAAAAAATTTAATTTATAATATCTTTTTTAAAATAGGATGATAGTCGCCTTTTAAACCAATTGGCTCGGCATGTCTTATCTCATAAACAGTATTGATACTTGGATAAGCTGTATTCGTTCCAAAGCCTCTGCCGTCAAGAATTTCTCTGTAACTAGATGTATGTAAATCACCAAATCCTTCACTGAATTCAATTTCTTTTTTATCAACTTCAATTGAACGATAGGTTCTTTGGTTTGCTTTTTTAGCACAATCAGGTAAATCATTGCTGTCAATACTTAAAAACCATCTAACGCGTGCATTCTTTAATTCCAGAAATCCTGCTGCTTTATTTTCAGAATAATAGTGAACGATATTTTTCTGGACATCACCAAAAATCCATATCAGCATATCGAAAAAATGGATACCTATATTTGTAGCAATGCCTCCCGACTTACTGTTATCGCCTTTCCACGACATATGATACCAATGACCGCGACTGGTAATATAAGTCAAATCAACATCATGAATTTTA
This sequence is a window from Bacteroidales bacterium. Protein-coding genes within it:
- the nifJ gene encoding pyruvate:ferredoxin (flavodoxin) oxidoreductase, which translates into the protein MEKKNFITCDGNYAAAHIAYMFSEVAAIYPITPSSTMAEYVDEWAANGRKNIFGDTVKLAEMQSEAGAAGAVHGSLQSGALTTTFTASQGLLLMIPNMYKISGELLPGVFHVSARSIAAQALSIFGDHSDVMSTRSCGFALLATSSVQEIMDLAAVAHLTAIKSRVPFLHFFDGFRTSAEVQKIEALSTEQMASLLDQKALQSFRDRALNPEHPFTRGTAQNPDIYFQSREAANKFYDAVPDMVEDYMQQLKKFTGREYHPFTYYGAPDAEHVIVAMGSITDLTKEVIDYLNTQGKKLGLITVHLYRPFSSKYFFNVLPKSVKRICVLDRTKEPGANGDPLYLDVRDMFYENPNPPMIIGGRYGLSSKDTTPSMVLSVYENLVSAKPKNHFTVGIVDDVTNLSLPVLPEISVTPKGTFEAKFYGLGADGTVGANKNSIKIIGETTDKYCQAYFAYDSKKSGGITVSHLRFGDKIIRAPYLVNTPDFVACHVPAYLEKYDMLKGLKKGGSFLLNSIWDEEETKKRLPDHMKKYLATNDIKFYVINATRIAEEIGMGNRTNSIMQAAFFKVSSVIPYDLAVKEMKKAIEKTYGRKGENVVKMNFASIDKGGEVKEIKVPADWKNIEVKTKKDDRKIPDFIKNVMEPINALKGDDLPVSAFKEREDGTFPCGTTEYEKRGVAVSVPEWLPENCIQCNQCALVCPHAAIRPFLFTEEETKKLPANTKTLKAVGKELEGYQFRIQVSVLDCTGCGNCEDVCPAKTKALVMKHLGTQTEEIARWDYIANKVSYKDNIIDKFKTFKNSQFAQPLFEFSGACGGCGETPYIKLITQLYGERMIVANATGCSSIYGGSAPATPYRACNRNGKGVAWANSLFEDNAEYGFGMALGVNKIRERIYRLMEEANATEIPAEMKEVFKGWMDSKDKAEESIVASEKVLKVIEKSNLPVAKQILDYKQYLVKKSVWAFGGDGWAYDIGYGGIDHVLASGEDINLLVLDTEVYSNTGGQSSKSTPIGAVAKFAASGKRIRKKDLGMMAISYGYVYVAQVAMGANNSQYFRALKEAEAYPGPSLIIAYAPCINHGIKAGMGKTQDQQDLAVKSGYWHLYRYNPLLEKEGKNPFTLDSKEPNWPDFQNFLESEVRYTSLKKAFPKDAEELFKAAEEAAKWRYNVYKRYSLMDYSK
- the rfbB gene encoding dTDP-glucose 4,6-dehydratase → MKTLLITGGAGFIGSHVVRKFVKKYFDCKIVNLDKLTYAGNLNNITDIENEKNYEFVKGDIVDSNFINNLFIKYKFDGVIHLAAESHVDRSIESPMDFIMTNIVGTVNLLNAAKNIWKDNLEGKKFYHISTDEVYGSLSDEGFFTEETSYDPRSPYSASKASSDHIVRAYYHTYKLPVVISNCSNNYGANQFPEKLIPLCINNIKNNKPLPIYGKGENVRDWLWVEDHANAIDVIYHKGKIGETYNIGGNNEWTNIDLVRMLCKIMDKKLGRKERTSEQLITYVKDRAGHDLRYAIDSSKLQKELGWKPSLQFEEGLEKTVEWYLLNEEWLKNVTSGDYQKYYDNQYVKR
- the galE gene encoding UDP-glucose 4-epimerase GalE, whose amino-acid sequence is MKILVTGGTGYIGSHTVVELQQKGYEVIIIDNLSNSTKDVIYSIEKITGILPEFHQFDLCDEDATKNFFQKNKDISGVIHFAALKAVGESVEQPLKYYNNNISSLLNILKYMKEMQIKNFVFSSSCTVYGQPDVLPVDENSPIKAPFSPYGHTKQICEEIIRNTVGIFGMKSILLRYFNPIGAHESALIGELPLGVPNNLIPFITQTAIGKRDYLRVFGNDYNTPDGTCIRDYIHVVDLAKAHIVALERMMSNKTKSDCEVFNLGTGNGFSVLEVIHAFEKVSGVKLNYKFVERRAGDIEKVWANTDLANKELGWKAKQGIDEMVLSAWNWEKYLKEKESK
- a CDS encoding nucleotide sugar dehydrogenase; amino-acid sequence: MYDKLLKKETKLSVIGLGYVGLPIALEFAKKINVIGFDIKADRVEMMKNKIDPSEELPSSAFDGCNIKFTANPEDLKEATFHIVAVPTPIDDHNLPDLTPLIGATRTVGKILKKGDYVVYESTVYPGCTEEDCIPILEELSGLKFVKDFKVGFSPERINPGDKEHTITSILKVVSGCDAESLENVAKTYELVVKAGVHKASSIKVAESAKIIENTQRDVNIALMNELSIIFNRMGINTYEVLEAAGTKWNFLKFYPGLVGGHCIGVDPYYLTYKAKEFRYHAQIINSGRFVNDSMGFYVAKQTVKKIIAAGKNVLNSRVLVMGATFKEDVSDIRNSRVADVISELKSYGVKYEVVDPYASSKELKHEYGFELVEKPTGKYDAIIVAVNHQPYRELKEEYFKSIAAEKVILVDVKGIYRNKIKELTYWSL
- a CDS encoding Gfo/Idh/MocA family oxidoreductase, encoding MNKGSKNFALIGAAGYIAPRHMKAIKETGNSLVAALDKHDAVGIIDSFFPDADFFLEPERFDRHLDKLRRQGEKKIEYVSICSPNYLHDSHIRLALRNDANTICEKPLVLNPWNIEALDIIQKETGRKIYNILQLRLHDSIKELKEIISKGPKDKIHDVDLTYITSRGHWYHMSWKGDNSKSGGIATNIGIHFFDMLIWIFGDVQKNIVHYYSENKAAGFLELKNARVRWFLSIDSNDLPDCAKKANQRTYRSIEVDKKEIEFSEGFGDLHTSSYREILDGRGFGTNTAYPSINTVYEIRHAEPIGLKGDYHPILKKIL